The [Flavobacterium] thermophilum genome has a segment encoding these proteins:
- the rpoB gene encoding DNA-directed RNA polymerase subunit beta, protein MTGRLVQYGRHRQRRSYARISEVLELPNLIEIQTSSYQWFLDEGLREMFKEISPIEDFSGNLSLEFIDYSLGEPKYSVEEAKERDVTYAAPLRVKVRLINKETGEVKEQDVFMGDFPLMTETGTFIINGAERVIVSQLVRSPSVYYSDKVDKNGKRGYSATVIPNRGAWLEYETDAKDVVYVRIDRTRKLPVTVLLRALGFSSDQEIIDLLGDNEYLRNTLEKDNTDSTEKALIEIYERLRPGEPPTLENAKSLLASRFFDPKRYDLASVGRYKINKKLHIKNRLFNQRLAETIVDPETGEVIAEAGAMIDRRTLNRLLPYLEKGVGLRTYRPAEGVADGPIEVQTVKIYAPNDPDNEKVINIIGNGFIAEDVKHITPADIIASISYFFNLLHGVGDTDDIDHLGNRRLRSVGELLQNQFRIGLSRMERVVRERMSIQDTNTITPQQLINIRPVIAAIKEFFGSSQLSQFMDQTNPLAELTHKRRLSALGPGGLTRERAGFEVRDVHYSHYGRMCPIETPEGPNIGLINSLSTYAKVNKFGFIETPYRRVDPETGRVTDQIDYLTADEEDNYVVAQANVPLAEDGTFLEENVIARFRGENIVVKRDRVDYMDVSPKQVVSAATACIPFLENDDSNRALMGANMQRQAVPLLEPEAPIVGTGMEYVSAKDSGAAVICKHRGIVERVEAKEIWVRRLIEVDGKEVKGDLDKYRLLKFVRSNQGTCYNQRPIVKKGDIVEQGEILADGPSMDKGELALGRNVLVAFMTWDGYNYEDAIIMSERLVKEDVYTSIHIEEYEAESRDTKLGPEEITRDIPNVGEDALKNLDERGIVRIGAEVKDGDLLVGKVTPKGMTELTAEERLLHAIFGEKAREVRDTSLRVPHGGGGIVLDVKVFNREDGDELPPGVNQLVRVYIVQKRKISEGDKMAGRHGNKGVISRILPEEDMPFLPDGTPIDIMLNPLGVPSRMNIGQVFELHLGMAAKKLGLHIASPVFDGATEEDVWNILEEAGMARDAKTVLYDGRTGEPFDNRVSVGIMYMIKLAHMVDDKLHARSTGPYSLVTQQPLGGKAQFGGQRFGEMEVWALEAYGAAYTLQEILTVKSDDVVGRVKTYEAIVKGENIPEPGVPESFKVLIKELQSLGMDVTILTSDEQEINMENFDDDDDHAPDAIMVDVKPAEPEEASEEKDAVTKE, encoded by the coding sequence TTGACAGGCCGACTAGTTCAATACGGGCGACACCGCCAACGGAGAAGTTACGCACGCATTAGCGAAGTGCTGGAACTGCCGAACTTGATTGAAATCCAAACGTCCTCCTATCAATGGTTTCTCGATGAAGGGCTGCGGGAAATGTTCAAGGAAATTTCCCCGATTGAAGACTTTTCTGGCAATCTCTCGCTTGAATTTATCGACTACAGCTTAGGGGAACCGAAATATTCGGTGGAAGAGGCGAAAGAACGCGATGTTACATATGCGGCGCCGCTTCGTGTGAAAGTACGCCTGATCAATAAAGAAACGGGTGAAGTGAAAGAGCAGGATGTGTTTATGGGCGATTTTCCGCTCATGACGGAAACAGGAACGTTCATCATCAACGGGGCGGAACGCGTGATTGTCTCCCAGCTCGTTCGCTCGCCAAGTGTGTATTACAGCGATAAAGTCGATAAAAACGGGAAGCGCGGCTATTCGGCAACCGTGATTCCGAACCGCGGCGCATGGCTTGAATATGAAACGGACGCGAAAGATGTCGTTTACGTCCGCATCGACCGCACCCGCAAGCTGCCGGTGACGGTGCTTCTTCGTGCGCTCGGATTCAGCTCCGATCAAGAAATCATCGACCTGCTCGGCGATAACGAATATTTGCGCAATACGCTCGAAAAAGATAATACCGACAGCACGGAAAAGGCATTGATTGAAATATATGAGCGCCTCCGTCCGGGCGAGCCGCCGACGCTTGAGAACGCGAAAAGCTTGCTTGCGTCCCGCTTTTTTGACCCGAAACGCTACGATTTGGCCAGCGTCGGGCGCTATAAAATCAACAAAAAGCTTCATATTAAAAACCGTTTGTTCAACCAGCGGCTGGCGGAAACGATCGTCGATCCGGAAACGGGAGAAGTCATCGCTGAAGCTGGAGCGATGATCGACCGCCGGACGCTGAACCGCCTGCTGCCGTATTTGGAAAAAGGAGTCGGGCTGCGGACGTACCGTCCGGCTGAGGGAGTGGCGGATGGTCCGATTGAGGTGCAGACCGTGAAAATTTATGCACCGAATGATCCGGACAACGAAAAGGTAATCAACATCATCGGCAACGGCTTTATTGCGGAAGATGTCAAACATATTACGCCGGCGGACATCATTGCATCGATCAGCTATTTCTTCAACTTGCTCCACGGCGTCGGCGATACGGATGACATCGACCATTTGGGCAACCGCCGTCTCCGTTCGGTCGGCGAACTGCTGCAAAACCAATTCCGCATCGGCTTGTCGCGCATGGAACGCGTCGTGCGCGAGCGCATGTCGATTCAAGATACGAACACGATCACGCCGCAGCAGCTGATCAACATCCGCCCGGTGATCGCAGCGATTAAAGAGTTTTTCGGCAGCTCGCAGCTGTCGCAGTTTATGGATCAGACGAACCCGCTCGCTGAACTGACGCATAAGCGCCGCCTTTCTGCGCTTGGCCCCGGCGGATTGACGCGCGAGCGCGCCGGGTTTGAAGTGCGCGACGTTCACTATTCGCACTATGGGCGGATGTGTCCGATCGAGACGCCGGAAGGGCCGAACATCGGGCTCATCAACTCGCTGTCCACTTACGCGAAAGTGAACAAGTTTGGTTTTATTGAAACGCCATACCGGCGCGTCGATCCGGAAACAGGGCGGGTAACGGACCAAATCGATTATTTGACAGCCGATGAAGAGGACAATTACGTTGTAGCGCAGGCGAACGTGCCGCTTGCGGAAGACGGGACGTTCCTTGAGGAAAACGTCATCGCCCGTTTCCGCGGCGAGAACATCGTCGTCAAGCGCGACCGCGTCGACTATATGGACGTGTCGCCGAAGCAAGTTGTCTCGGCGGCGACGGCGTGCATCCCGTTTTTGGAAAATGACGACTCGAACCGCGCCTTGATGGGGGCGAACATGCAGCGGCAAGCGGTGCCGCTATTAGAGCCGGAAGCACCGATCGTCGGCACAGGCATGGAGTATGTTTCGGCGAAAGACTCGGGCGCGGCGGTGATTTGCAAGCATCGCGGCATCGTCGAACGCGTAGAAGCAAAAGAAATTTGGGTGCGCCGGCTCATTGAAGTCGACGGCAAAGAAGTCAAGGGTGATCTAGATAAATATCGGTTGCTGAAATTCGTCCGGTCGAACCAAGGCACGTGCTACAACCAGCGGCCGATCGTGAAAAAAGGCGATATCGTGGAGCAGGGCGAAATTTTGGCCGATGGCCCGTCGATGGATAAAGGCGAATTGGCGCTTGGCCGCAACGTGCTTGTTGCCTTTATGACATGGGACGGCTACAACTACGAAGATGCGATCATCATGAGCGAACGGCTCGTCAAAGAAGACGTGTATACGTCAATCCATATTGAAGAGTATGAAGCCGAATCGCGCGACACGAAGCTCGGTCCGGAAGAAATTACACGCGACATTCCAAACGTCGGTGAAGATGCGTTGAAAAACTTGGATGAGCGCGGCATCGTCCGCATCGGTGCAGAAGTGAAAGACGGCGATTTGCTCGTCGGCAAAGTGACACCGAAAGGAATGACCGAGCTGACGGCTGAGGAGCGGCTGTTGCATGCGATCTTCGGCGAAAAAGCGCGCGAGGTGCGCGATACGTCGCTGCGCGTCCCGCACGGCGGCGGCGGCATTGTCCTTGACGTCAAAGTGTTCAACCGCGAAGACGGCGACGAACTCCCGCCGGGCGTGAACCAGTTGGTGCGCGTCTATATCGTGCAAAAGCGGAAAATTTCCGAAGGCGATAAAATGGCAGGCCGCCACGGAAACAAAGGGGTTATCTCCCGCATTCTTCCGGAAGAAGATATGCCGTTCTTGCCGGATGGCACGCCGATTGACATCATGTTGAACCCGCTCGGCGTTCCGTCGCGGATGAACATCGGGCAAGTGTTTGAGCTGCATCTTGGCATGGCGGCGAAAAAACTTGGCTTGCATATCGCTTCCCCAGTCTTTGACGGAGCGACGGAGGAAGATGTTTGGAACATTCTTGAAGAAGCCGGCATGGCGCGCGATGCCAAAACGGTGCTGTATGACGGGCGGACGGGCGAACCGTTTGACAACCGCGTGTCGGTCGGGATCATGTACATGATCAAGCTTGCCCACATGGTCGACGACAAACTCCACGCTCGCTCGACCGGCCCGTACTCGCTTGTCACCCAGCAGCCGCTCGGCGGCAAGGCGCAGTTCGGCGGCCAGCGCTTTGGCGAGATGGAAGTATGGGCGCTTGAAGCGTACGGTGCGGCGTATACGCTGCAGGAAATTTTGACCGTCAAGTCTGACGATGTGGTTGGCCGCGTCAAAACGTACGAAGCGATCGTCAAAGGGGAAAACATTCCGGAACCGGGCGTGCCGGAGTCGTTTAAAGTGTTGATCAAAGAGCTGCAAAGTCTAGGGATGGACGTCACGATTTTGACGAGCGACGAACAGGAAATCAACATGGAAAACTTTGACGACGATGATGATCATGCGCCGGATGCGATCATGGTCGATGTGAAACCGGCTGAACCGGAAGAAGCCAGCGAAGAAAAAGATGCGGTAACGAAAGAGTAA
- the rsmC gene encoding Ribosomal RNA small subunit methyltransferase C, whose amino-acid sequence MVSEHYYSAAPTSERNPQTWTFTLRGHEFRFTTDSGVFSKRGVDFGTQLLIETFEEPEVAGDLLDVGCGYGPIGLALAKSFPNRLVQMIDVNERALELARENKRANHIDNVRIYQSDLFSEVGEQRFAAVVTNPPIRAGKRVVHAIFEQSRDHLLDGGELWVVIQKKQGAPSALEKLKELFPFVEVASKKKGYYIIKAKKC is encoded by the coding sequence ATGGTGAGCGAACATTATTATTCAGCTGCTCCCACGTCGGAGCGAAACCCGCAAACGTGGACGTTTACGCTCCGGGGGCATGAATTTCGCTTTACAACCGACAGCGGGGTGTTTTCCAAACGCGGTGTCGATTTTGGCACGCAGCTGCTGATCGAAACGTTTGAGGAGCCGGAAGTGGCCGGCGACCTATTGGATGTCGGCTGCGGATACGGACCGATCGGCCTCGCTCTGGCCAAATCGTTTCCGAACCGGCTCGTCCAAATGATCGATGTGAATGAGCGGGCGCTGGAGCTGGCGCGGGAAAACAAGCGTGCAAACCATATCGATAATGTGCGCATTTACCAGAGCGACTTGTTTTCAGAAGTCGGGGAACAGCGGTTTGCGGCCGTTGTCACCAATCCGCCGATCCGGGCCGGCAAGCGGGTTGTCCACGCGATTTTTGAACAAAGCCGGGACCACTTGCTTGACGGCGGGGAGCTATGGGTCGTCATTCAAAAAAAACAAGGGGCGCCATCAGCGCTTGAAAAGCTGAAAGAACTGTTTCCGTTTGTTGAGGTGGCTTCCAAGAAAAAAGGATATTATATCATAAAGGCAAAAAAATGTTGA
- the rplL gene encoding Ribosomal protein 'A', whose amino-acid sequence MMTKEQIIEAVKNMTVLELNELVKAIEEEFGVTAAAPVVVAGGAAAGAEAAAEKTEFDVILADAGAQKIKVIKVVRELTGLGLKEAKDLVDNTPKPIKEAVSKEEAEEIKAKLEEVGAKVEVK is encoded by the coding sequence ATGATGACGAAAGAACAAATCATTGAAGCTGTGAAAAATATGACGGTATTGGAATTAAACGAACTGGTAAAAGCAATCGAGGAAGAATTCGGCGTAACGGCGGCAGCTCCGGTTGTTGTCGCTGGCGGTGCGGCAGCCGGCGCTGAAGCAGCAGCTGAGAAAACAGAATTTGATGTCATTCTCGCTGATGCTGGCGCGCAAAAAATCAAAGTTATTAAAGTTGTCCGCGAACTCACTGGTCTCGGCTTGAAAGAAGCGAAAGACTTGGTTGACAACACGCCGAAACCGATCAAAGAAGCCGTTTCGAAGGAAGAAGCAGAAGAAATTAAAGCCAAACTTGAAGAAGTTGGCGCAAAAGTTGAAGTGAAGTAA
- the rplJ gene encoding Vegetative protein 300: MSSAIELKKQVVAEIADKFRASKATVIVDYRGLNVAEMTELRKQLREAGIEFKVYKNTMTRRALAEVGLEGLDEVFTGPNAIAFSNEDVVAPAKILSEFAKTHEALEIKGGVIEGNIASKEEIDALAKLPSREGLLSMLLSVLQAPIRNFALAVKAVADKQEEQGA, encoded by the coding sequence GTGTCGAGCGCGATTGAACTGAAAAAACAAGTGGTTGCCGAGATTGCGGACAAATTCCGCGCCAGCAAGGCAACCGTCATCGTCGATTACCGCGGCCTGAACGTGGCGGAAATGACCGAGCTGCGCAAACAGCTGCGCGAAGCAGGCATTGAGTTCAAAGTGTATAAAAACACGATGACCCGCCGGGCGCTCGCGGAAGTCGGCCTGGAAGGATTGGATGAGGTGTTTACCGGCCCGAACGCCATCGCGTTCAGCAATGAAGATGTTGTGGCGCCGGCAAAAATTTTAAGCGAGTTTGCGAAAACGCATGAGGCGTTGGAGATCAAAGGCGGCGTCATCGAAGGGAACATCGCCAGCAAAGAAGAAATCGATGCGTTGGCGAAGCTCCCGTCCCGCGAAGGGCTGCTTTCGATGCTGCTTAGCGTTCTCCAAGCCCCGATCCGCAACTTTGCGCTTGCGGTCAAAGCGGTGGCTGACAAGCAAGAAGAACAAGGCGCGTAA
- the rplA gene encoding 50S ribosomal protein L1 yields the protein MPKRGKKYLEALKLVDRSKAYPIAEAIELVKKTNVAKFDATVEVAFRLGVDPKKADQQIRGAVVLPHGTGKVARVLVFAKGEKAKEAEAAGADYVGDTEYINKIQQGWFDFDVVVATPDMMGEVGKLGRILGPKGLMPNPKTGTVTFDVAKAVQEIKAGKVEYRVDKAGNIHVPIGKVSFDNEKLAENFAAVYEAILKAKPAAAKGTYVKNVTITSTMGPGIKVDPTTVAVAQ from the coding sequence ATGCCGAAAAGAGGAAAAAAATACTTAGAAGCGTTGAAGCTCGTCGACCGCTCCAAAGCATACCCGATTGCTGAAGCAATCGAGCTCGTGAAAAAAACGAACGTCGCGAAATTTGATGCGACGGTGGAAGTTGCGTTCCGGTTGGGCGTTGACCCGAAAAAAGCGGACCAACAAATTCGCGGCGCTGTCGTCCTGCCGCACGGCACGGGGAAAGTAGCGCGCGTGTTAGTGTTCGCAAAAGGGGAAAAAGCGAAAGAAGCAGAAGCAGCTGGCGCTGACTATGTCGGCGATACAGAATACATCAATAAAATCCAGCAAGGCTGGTTTGACTTTGACGTCGTTGTTGCCACGCCGGATATGATGGGCGAGGTCGGGAAACTCGGTCGTATTTTGGGTCCGAAAGGGTTAATGCCAAACCCGAAAACCGGCACGGTCACGTTTGACGTTGCGAAAGCTGTGCAGGAGATCAAAGCTGGTAAAGTGGAATACCGCGTTGATAAAGCCGGCAACATTCATGTGCCGATCGGCAAAGTATCGTTCGACAACGAGAAACTGGCCGAAAACTTCGCCGCCGTCTACGAGGCGATTTTGAAAGCCAAACCGGCGGCAGCGAAAGGGACATACGTCAAAAACGTGACGATTACGTCAACGATGGGTCCTGGCATTAAAGTGGACCCGACGACGGTGGCTGTTGCACAATAA
- the rplK gene encoding 50S ribosomal protein L11 produces the protein MAKKVIKIVKLQIPAGKANPAPPVGPALGQAGVNIMAFCKEFNARTADQAGLIIPVEITVFEDRSFTFITKTPPAAVLLKKAAGIESGSGEPNRNKVATIKRDKVREIAELKMPDLNAASIEAAMRMVEGTARSMGIVIED, from the coding sequence GTGGCGAAAAAAGTAATCAAGATCGTCAAACTGCAAATTCCTGCAGGGAAAGCAAATCCGGCGCCGCCAGTAGGTCCTGCGTTAGGTCAAGCCGGTGTTAATATTATGGCGTTTTGCAAAGAGTTTAATGCCCGTACCGCTGACCAGGCAGGCTTGATCATTCCGGTTGAAATTACGGTTTTTGAAGACCGTTCGTTTACATTCATCACGAAAACGCCGCCGGCCGCTGTACTGTTGAAAAAAGCGGCGGGCATCGAATCGGGCTCCGGCGAACCGAACCGCAACAAAGTAGCGACGATCAAACGTGACAAAGTGCGCGAGATCGCTGAGCTGAAAATGCCGGATTTGAATGCAGCGAGCATTGAAGCAGCCATGCGTATGGTTGAAGGCACGGCTCGCAGCATGGGCATCGTGATCGAAGACTAA
- the nusG gene encoding Transcription antitermination protein nusG: protein MEKNWYVVHTYSGYENKVKANLEKRVESMGMQDKIFRVVVPEETETDIKNGKRKTTKKKVFPGYVLVEMIMTDDSWYVVRNTPGVTGFVGSSGAGSKPTPLMEEEVKMILKRMGMPLTEIDVDYEVNETVRIKEGPFANFTGKIEAIDLDKHKVKLLVDMFGRETRVELEFSQIEKI, encoded by the coding sequence ATGGAGAAAAACTGGTATGTCGTCCATACATATTCGGGATACGAAAATAAGGTGAAAGCCAATTTGGAGAAACGCGTTGAATCAATGGGAATGCAAGACAAGATTTTCCGTGTTGTCGTCCCGGAAGAAACGGAAACGGACATCAAAAACGGCAAACGGAAAACGACGAAAAAGAAAGTGTTCCCCGGTTATGTGCTTGTCGAAATGATCATGACCGACGATTCGTGGTACGTCGTGCGCAACACGCCGGGCGTGACCGGATTTGTCGGTTCGAGCGGGGCTGGTTCGAAACCGACGCCGCTCATGGAGGAAGAAGTCAAAATGATTTTGAAGCGGATGGGCATGCCGCTTACTGAGATTGATGTCGACTACGAGGTGAATGAAACGGTCCGGATTAAAGAAGGGCCGTTTGCCAACTTCACTGGAAAAATTGAGGCGATTGACCTCGACAAACATAAGGTGAAGCTGCTTGTCGATATGTTTGGCCGCGAAACACGGGTGGAATTGGAGTTTTCGCAAATAGAAAAAATCTAA
- the secE gene encoding Preprotein translocase subunit secE produces the protein MQRVTNFFKEVVRELKKVSWPSRKELVNYTGIVLATVAFFTIFFAVVDLGISQLIRLVFE, from the coding sequence ATGCAGCGAGTAACCAACTTTTTCAAAGAAGTCGTGCGGGAGTTGAAAAAAGTAAGCTGGCCGAGCCGGAAAGAACTAGTGAACTATACGGGAATCGTATTGGCTACGGTGGCGTTTTTCACCATCTTTTTCGCCGTTGTCGACCTCGGCATTTCGCAGTTGATTCGCCTTGTATTTGAATAA
- the sigH gene encoding Stage 0 sporulation protein H: MLAIDAVGGISVAECLKVDKPKDYKHLEDEQLVALVHEGDGEALDFLIHKYQNFVRAKARSYFLVGADREDIVQEGMIGLYKAVRDFKGDKLSSFKAFAELCITRQMITAIKTATRQKHIPLNSYVSLDKPIYDDESDRTLMDVLSGTQVTDPEELIVNREEVDDIELKMAELLSDLERKVLALYLDGRSYQEISEELNRHVKSIDNALQRVKRKLEKYLEYREISL; encoded by the coding sequence ATGTTAGCGATTGATGCGGTCGGGGGGATCAGCGTGGCGGAATGCTTAAAAGTAGACAAGCCAAAGGATTATAAACATTTAGAGGATGAACAGCTTGTTGCACTTGTTCACGAAGGGGATGGAGAAGCGCTTGATTTTTTGATCCACAAATACCAAAACTTTGTGCGCGCCAAAGCCCGCTCATACTTTTTAGTCGGGGCTGACCGCGAGGACATCGTGCAGGAAGGGATGATCGGGCTGTACAAGGCAGTCCGCGATTTTAAGGGGGACAAGCTCTCTTCATTTAAAGCATTTGCAGAACTATGCATCACGAGGCAAATGATTACCGCGATTAAAACCGCGACCCGCCAAAAGCACATTCCGCTCAACTCTTACGTTTCCTTGGACAAGCCGATTTACGACGACGAGTCGGACCGGACGCTGATGGACGTGTTGTCCGGCACGCAGGTGACCGACCCGGAAGAGCTGATTGTCAACCGCGAGGAAGTTGACGATATTGAGCTGAAAATGGCGGAATTGCTCAGCGATTTGGAACGGAAAGTGCTCGCGTTGTATTTGGACGGGCGCTCGTACCAAGAAATTTCCGAAGAGTTAAACCGCCATGTCAAATCGATCGACAACGCCTTGCAGCGCGTCAAACGGAAGTTGGAGAAATATTTGGAATATCGGGAAATCAGTTTGTAG
- a CDS encoding Predicted RNA-binding protein containing a PIN domain codes for MNVLIVDGYNIIGAWPALRRLKEEGDLAAARDLLIDKLADYKGFTGDHVVVVFDAHLVQGNEKKYKNYDIDVIFTKENETADERIERLAKTLINARTKVYVATSDYTEQWTVFGQGALRKSARELLHEIEEVERDISKKLQSMKQHTPTLKVPLNDRVAEIFEKWRRGQK; via the coding sequence ATGAACGTTTTAATTGTCGACGGTTACAACATCATCGGGGCATGGCCGGCGCTGCGCCGGCTGAAAGAGGAAGGCGATCTGGCAGCGGCAAGGGATTTGTTGATTGACAAACTGGCCGATTACAAAGGGTTCACCGGGGATCACGTCGTGGTCGTGTTTGACGCCCATCTCGTGCAGGGAAACGAGAAAAAGTATAAAAACTACGATATCGATGTCATTTTTACAAAGGAAAATGAGACGGCGGACGAACGGATTGAGCGGTTGGCGAAAACGCTCATCAACGCGCGCACCAAAGTGTATGTCGCGACATCGGATTATACGGAACAATGGACGGTGTTCGGTCAAGGCGCCTTGCGCAAATCGGCGCGCGAACTTCTGCACGAAATCGAAGAGGTGGAGCGGGATATTTCAAAGAAGTTGCAGTCCATGAAGCAGCATACCCCGACCTTGAAAGTGCCGCTCAATGACCGAGTTGCCGAAATTTTTGAAAAATGGCGAAGAGGGCAAAAATGA
- a CDS encoding Putative TrmH family tRNA/rRNA methyltransferase yields MMDYIIGRNPVIEALKSGRDINKIWIAEGAQRHAVEPVLEWAKRRGVLVQYVPKRKLDQMVDGVHQGVIAQAAAYRYYEVDDLFARAARREEAPFFLILDELEDPHNLGAIMRTADAVGAHGLIIPKRRSVGLTPTVAKASTGAIEHVPVARVTNLARTIDELKERGVWVAGTDADAKDDYRFLDGTMPLALVIGSEGKGISRLVREKCDFLFRLPMRGHVTSLNASVAASLLMYEVYRKRYPLGE; encoded by the coding sequence ATGATGGATTACATTATCGGCAGAAACCCGGTCATCGAGGCGCTCAAATCCGGGCGCGACATCAATAAAATCTGGATCGCGGAAGGAGCGCAGCGCCACGCCGTCGAGCCTGTCCTCGAATGGGCGAAGCGGCGGGGCGTGCTCGTCCAATATGTTCCGAAGCGCAAGCTTGACCAAATGGTTGACGGGGTGCACCAAGGGGTGATCGCCCAGGCGGCCGCATACCGCTATTACGAGGTCGACGATTTGTTTGCCCGCGCCGCCCGACGGGAAGAAGCGCCGTTTTTCCTCATTTTGGACGAGCTCGAAGACCCGCATAACTTGGGCGCCATTATGCGCACCGCAGATGCGGTCGGAGCGCACGGGCTCATCATCCCGAAACGGCGGTCGGTGGGGTTGACGCCGACCGTAGCGAAGGCGTCAACCGGAGCGATCGAGCACGTTCCGGTCGCGCGCGTGACGAACTTGGCGCGGACGATCGACGAGCTGAAAGAGCGGGGCGTTTGGGTGGCTGGCACCGATGCAGACGCCAAAGATGACTACCGCTTCCTTGACGGCACGATGCCGTTGGCGCTGGTCATCGGCAGCGAGGGAAAAGGCATCAGCCGGTTAGTGCGGGAAAAGTGTGATTTCTTGTTTCGGCTGCCGATGCGGGGGCACGTCACTTCGCTCAACGCTTCTGTCGCCGCCAGTTTGCTCATGTACGAGGTGTACCGAAAGCGGTATCCGCTAGGGGAATAG
- the mrnC gene encoding Mini-ribonuclease 3: MAQFETVHDVKQLNGLALAYIGDAVYEVYVRRHLLAMGSVRPHELHRRAIRYVSARAQARVILTLLDEGALTEEEQAIVRRGRNAKSGTIPKNTDVQTYRHSTAFEALIGYHFLQDNGRRVDELIGRSFAIIEREERALE, encoded by the coding sequence ATGGCGCAGTTTGAGACCGTTCATGATGTCAAACAATTAAATGGCTTGGCGCTCGCCTATATTGGCGATGCGGTTTATGAAGTGTACGTGCGCCGCCACTTGTTGGCGATGGGCAGCGTACGGCCGCACGAGCTGCATCGGCGGGCGATCCGCTACGTGTCGGCCCGGGCGCAAGCAAGAGTCATTTTAACCTTGCTTGATGAAGGCGCGTTGACGGAAGAGGAGCAAGCCATCGTCCGCCGCGGCCGCAACGCGAAATCAGGCACGATTCCGAAAAATACGGATGTGCAGACATACCGGCACAGCACCGCGTTCGAAGCGTTGATCGGCTATCATTTTTTACAGGACAACGGCCGGCGGGTCGACGAGTTAATCGGCCGTTCATTTGCGATTATTGAAAGGGAAGAAAGGGCGTTGGAATGA